From one Acidobacteriota bacterium genomic stretch:
- the mdh gene encoding malate dehydrogenase, with amino-acid sequence MGRKKITVVGAGNVGATTAQRLAEKELGDVVMVDIIDGMPQGKALDLAETAPIEGYDAFTIGSNGYKETADSDIVVITSGLARKPGMSRDDLLKTNAGIVGSVTDEIMKYSKNPIIIVVSNPLDAMCHVALKHSGLPKNRVLGMAGVLDSARMRWFVAEALNVSVENVTAFVLGGHGDTMVPLPRYSTVAGIPLPDLMPKDQIDAIVKRTASGGAEIVSLLKTGSAYYAPSAAVVEMVESIVKDKRKILPCAAYLQGEYGVNNLFVGVPVKLGSNGIEEIIQINLTTDERAALQHSAAAVQELVDVLGH; translated from the coding sequence ATGGGTAGAAAAAAAATAACCGTCGTTGGCGCGGGAAATGTCGGCGCAACGACAGCGCAACGGTTGGCTGAAAAAGAACTAGGCGATGTGGTAATGGTCGATATTATCGACGGCATGCCGCAAGGCAAGGCACTGGATTTGGCGGAGACTGCGCCGATTGAAGGCTACGACGCTTTTACCATCGGCTCGAACGGTTATAAAGAGACCGCCGATTCCGATATTGTGGTGATTACTTCGGGACTGGCGCGTAAACCGGGAATGAGCCGCGATGACCTGTTGAAAACCAATGCCGGAATCGTCGGTTCGGTGACTGACGAAATCATGAAGTATTCAAAAAATCCGATTATCATTGTGGTTTCCAATCCGCTTGATGCGATGTGTCACGTCGCATTGAAGCATTCGGGGTTGCCGAAAAATCGCGTGCTGGGGATGGCGGGTGTCCTGGATTCAGCACGTATGCGCTGGTTCGTTGCTGAGGCGTTGAATGTATCCGTAGAAAACGTGACCGCCTTCGTGCTTGGCGGACATGGCGATACGATGGTGCCGTTGCCACGTTATTCAACGGTGGCGGGAATTCCTTTGCCGGATTTAATGCCCAAAGACCAGATAGACGCCATTGTCAAACGCACAGCCAGTGGTGGCGCGGAAATCGTCAGCCTCCTGAAGACCGGTTCTGCCTACTATGCGCCATCGGCAGCGGTGGTTGAAATGGTGGAATCGATTGTCAAAGACAAACGTAAAATTCTGCCCTGTGCCGCCTATCTGCAAGGCGAATACGGCGTCAATAACTTGTTTGTGGGAGTGCCCGTCAAACTTGGCAGCAATGGCATTGAAGAGATTATTCAAATCAATTTGACGACTGATGAACGCGCCGCTTTGCAACATTCGGCAGCCGCTGTTCAGGAGTTGGTGGATGTTTTAGGGCACTGA
- a CDS encoding sigma-70 family RNA polymerase sigma factor has translation MAISAEVFEANQSMLWGLCYRMTGNAADADELVQETFMRAIERPPARLDEPLKPWLIRVAINLSRDLLRKRKRSRYVGEWLPSPVPTQEIEPLPSYEPSAPDEDSPVWRYEMLESVSFAFLLALEVLTPTARAVLLLRDVFDYSTVETARALDITEANVKVHLHRARKALQGYNKERLAARANLGDLTRKALEKFLLFMKTRNVEGLEKLLTEDAVSFSDGGGDVYAALNPIRGRRNVLRLLFGLAKKGANILDYSFMTLNGLPALLIKVRYEGEHLAPRFKAGLAKRYTLHCEVDSEGRIQKLFSVLAPKKLTAI, from the coding sequence ATGGCAATAAGCGCGGAAGTTTTTGAAGCGAATCAATCGATGTTGTGGGGACTTTGTTATCGCATGACGGGCAACGCTGCCGATGCCGATGAGCTTGTGCAGGAAACCTTTATGCGAGCAATTGAACGACCGCCTGCGCGTTTGGATGAACCGCTTAAACCTTGGCTGATTCGCGTTGCCATCAATCTCAGCCGCGATTTACTGAGAAAGCGGAAACGCAGCCGATATGTTGGTGAGTGGTTGCCGTCACCTGTGCCAACTCAGGAAATAGAGCCGCTGCCATCTTATGAGCCATCCGCGCCGGATGAAGATTCGCCGGTGTGGCGATATGAAATGTTAGAGAGTGTGTCGTTCGCCTTTTTGCTGGCGCTCGAAGTCTTGACGCCAACGGCGCGCGCCGTGCTTTTATTGCGCGATGTTTTCGATTATTCAACCGTTGAAACTGCCAGGGCACTTGATATAACCGAAGCCAATGTCAAAGTGCATCTGCATCGCGCGCGCAAAGCTTTGCAAGGGTATAACAAAGAGCGATTGGCAGCGCGCGCCAATCTCGGAGACTTGACTCGCAAGGCGCTGGAAAAATTTTTGCTGTTTATGAAGACTCGAAATGTTGAAGGACTTGAAAAATTATTGACCGAAGATGCCGTGAGTTTTTCCGATGGCGGCGGCGATGTGTATGCCGCGCTTAATCCGATTCGTGGTCGTCGCAATGTTCTGCGGCTATTGTTCGGACTTGCCAAAAAAGGCGCGAATATACTGGACTATTCATTTATGACATTGAATGGGTTACCGGCTTTGCTAATCAAGGTGCGCTATGAAGGAGAGCATTTAGCGCCGCGTTTTAAAGCCGGTTTAGCTAAACGCTATACCTTGCATTGCGAAGTTGATAGCGAAGGGCGCATTCAAAAACTGTTCAGCGTGCTTGCGCCAAAAAAACTGACGGCAATTTAG
- a CDS encoding NAD(P)/FAD-dependent oxidoreductase, producing MSLEPHKTEVIVIGGGLAGLTVTAFLARAGKSVRLFEQSQELGGRARTQEQDGFLFNLGAHALYRGSYGIEVLRELGIEPKGAQPLTSGGFAIYDNTKHTLPAGFLSLVTTGLFNFSEKLEVGKLLGALPKLDANALMKVTLKDWLDETISHEKVKDLLRALVRVSSYVNAPELMSAGAAIDQLQKAFKKNVLYLDGGWQVLVSGVRDVARQAGAMIETNANVKLIERASNGAVRAVRLADGRVYEGDVVVIAASPTVAAALVENSKSTSLARWAQELNVVKAACLDLALERLPVENATFALGIDKPHYLSVHSAVAALAPEGGVLVHLMKYLPPDEQAKNGDVERELEGLMDLVQPGWRETVVHRRFLPALTVTHAIPTATMRGIAGRPGPQIEDVDGLFVVGDWIGNEGLLVDASLASARQAANLIVKRNAPQLAKTA from the coding sequence ATGTCATTGGAACCACACAAAACCGAGGTGATCGTCATTGGCGGCGGACTCGCGGGACTAACGGTAACGGCGTTTCTTGCAAGAGCCGGAAAATCGGTCAGGCTATTTGAACAATCACAGGAACTCGGCGGGCGGGCGCGCACGCAGGAGCAGGACGGTTTTCTTTTCAACCTTGGCGCGCACGCCCTCTATCGCGGCAGTTACGGTATAGAGGTTTTGCGTGAACTTGGGATTGAGCCAAAAGGCGCACAGCCGCTGACTTCAGGCGGATTTGCGATTTATGACAACACGAAACATACCTTACCGGCGGGATTTCTTTCGTTGGTGACCACCGGTTTGTTCAACTTTTCTGAAAAGCTGGAAGTCGGCAAATTGCTTGGCGCGTTGCCTAAACTTGATGCCAATGCGCTGATGAAGGTGACCTTAAAAGATTGGCTTGATGAAACGATTTCGCATGAAAAAGTGAAAGATTTACTCAGGGCATTGGTTCGCGTGTCTTCGTATGTCAATGCGCCGGAGTTGATGAGCGCGGGCGCAGCGATTGACCAGTTGCAGAAAGCTTTCAAAAAGAATGTGCTTTATCTGGATGGCGGCTGGCAGGTTTTAGTAAGTGGCGTGCGAGATGTGGCACGACAAGCCGGAGCGATGATTGAAACCAACGCCAATGTGAAACTCATCGAACGCGCAAGTAATGGCGCGGTGCGGGCGGTTCGTCTGGCGGATGGTCGCGTATATGAAGGGGATGTCGTCGTCATTGCCGCAAGTCCCACGGTTGCCGCCGCGCTGGTTGAAAACAGTAAGAGCACTTCGCTTGCCCGATGGGCGCAAGAATTAAACGTTGTGAAAGCGGCGTGTCTGGATTTAGCTCTGGAACGCTTGCCGGTTGAAAACGCAACATTTGCTTTGGGAATCGATAAGCCGCACTATCTTTCAGTGCATTCGGCAGTCGCGGCGCTTGCGCCTGAAGGTGGTGTGCTGGTTCACTTGATGAAATATTTGCCGCCTGATGAACAGGCGAAAAACGGCGATGTTGAAAGGGAACTCGAAGGGTTGATGGATTTGGTGCAACCGGGTTGGCGCGAGACCGTGGTGCATCGCAGATTTTTGCCTGCGCTCACCGTAACCCATGCGATTCCCACCGCGACGATGCGCGGAATCGCGGGCAGACCGGGACCTCAGATTGAAGATGTAGATGGGCTTTTTGTGGTAGGCGATTGGATTGGCAATGAAGGTTTGCTGGTTGATGCAAGTTTGGCGAGCGCCAGGCAAGCGGCGAACTTGATTGTTAAACGGAACGCGCCGCAACTGGCAAAAACTGCCTGA
- a CDS encoding biopolymer transporter ExbD has translation MKNENVKAAPAKPNINVTPLIDVLLVLIIIFMVINPRREEQLPVKAPQPAPEGAAPAPETLMLTVSPDYQLALNTKPVGIDEIGVVLKTLMEQREAEARVLFIKAPAVLPYDSIVRLIDNARGSGVITIGLLTN, from the coding sequence TTGAAAAATGAAAATGTAAAAGCTGCACCCGCCAAACCCAACATCAACGTCACACCGCTCATCGATGTGTTGCTCGTGTTAATCATTATCTTTATGGTCATCAATCCGCGCCGCGAAGAACAATTACCGGTCAAAGCTCCGCAACCGGCACCTGAAGGCGCGGCTCCTGCACCTGAAACCTTGATGCTTACGGTATCGCCTGATTATCAACTCGCCTTGAATACCAAACCTGTGGGAATTGATGAAATCGGTGTGGTGCTGAAAACCTTGATGGAGCAAAGAGAGGCAGAAGCGCGTGTGTTGTTTATCAAAGCCCCGGCGGTGCTGCCTTATGATTCAATTGTGCGCTTGATCGATAACGCCAGAGGTTCAGGGGTTATCACCATTGGACTATTGACTAATTGA
- a CDS encoding dihydrofolate reductase family protein: MKHSQPFVTVKYASTLDGRIATRTGDSQWISCQETLTLAHQLRAEHDAIMVGVGTVLADNPRLNVRLVKGRDPLRVIVDGDLKIPLEANILSEDAAPGTLIATSPGADETRKAAIKELGAEVLTIGGEIPDVISSRVNLKQLLAELRRRQIQSVLVEGGAGIITALLREQLVNRLIVVIAPKIIGRGIEAIGDLSITRLRDAITFQSVKIAQLGTDVVFDCALE, encoded by the coding sequence GTGAAACATTCTCAGCCTTTTGTTACGGTGAAATATGCATCGACGCTTGATGGTCGCATCGCCACCCGCACAGGCGATTCGCAATGGATTAGTTGTCAGGAAACGCTCACCCTCGCGCATCAACTGCGCGCAGAACATGATGCGATTATGGTTGGCGTTGGCACGGTTCTCGCCGACAATCCGCGTTTGAATGTCCGTTTGGTTAAAGGCCGTGACCCTTTGCGAGTGATTGTTGATGGCGATTTAAAAATTCCACTTGAGGCAAATATATTAAGTGAAGATGCAGCACCAGGCACACTCATCGCCACCAGTCCTGGTGCCGATGAAACCCGCAAAGCAGCCATAAAAGAACTTGGCGCGGAAGTCCTGACCATTGGTGGCGAAATTCCGGATGTCATCTCTTCCCGCGTAAATCTTAAACAGTTACTGGCAGAACTCCGCAGACGCCAAATCCAGTCGGTTTTAGTTGAAGGCGGAGCCGGAATCATTACGGCTCTACTTCGTGAACAATTGGTCAACCGATTGATTGTGGTGATTGCTCCGAAAATCATCGGGCGCGGCATCGAAGCCATCGGCGATTTGAGTATCACCAGATTGCGCGATGCCATTACTTTTCAGTCAGTAAAAATCGCGCAACTGGGAACCGATGTGGTGTTTGATTGCGCGCTCGAATGA
- a CDS encoding diguanylate cyclase: MQASSRKNENASSMFFINVVSLFGLVIFAYSAFKVATQEFTIEWVLLSLVTVVVVSRTDIHIPKLSNTVTLDDTFIYVAALLYGVAPAVVLAGLNAAVCSLNYPNRLKVMRFNTAVMSLSVFLSSSFVRYLFDDLKGLPGNFSQLILAAQTLALVHYLINAGLVNIVQALRRGRDVIKFWRESFLWTSVSYFAGAIAACLVVELISWVSFFAFIIAVPILAITYLTYKNYLDKVRASISHSEEMADLHLRTIEALAIAIDAKDEVTHDHVRRVQIYATGLAKIFGLSESETESLKAGALLHDIGKLAVPDYILNKPGKLTPAEYDKMKVHTIVGAEILERVSFPYPVVPIVRHHHERWDGQGYPDGLRGEQIPITARILSVVDCYDSALEERQYRKAMTPAEAVKLLEDNTGRMYDPKVVKAFVDNLSRFEAEVKYQNVERKDRQTEMRSSVDSADAMPVKYAPFETIRNAHREVITLYNIAQTIGTSLDLRDTFTVFSSRLQDIVSYTTCVLYLRSADAGMLEVAHVIGRNSEYLRGAKMGLGVGISGWVVDNAKPMYNADPRLDFNALKLDKLDNYQTVMAVPLIKGKEIFGALTLYSQDKAAYEADHLRLVEAVAKLASDAIANVLHHKQTEASALSDPLTGLPNARALRQRFEEEVSRSQRYGNKFAVLMMDLDGFKTVNDSLGHQAGDTVLKEIATTLSKQIRSFDFLCRYAGDEFVAIVQATSEEAPMVVGRIQHTIDAHVFSCHQAGKHIGISIGYACYGLDGYTLDELLLSADRGMYSNKFKRKNAGQPADSTPDNPAEVDLTSFRVM, from the coding sequence ATGCAAGCTAGCTCCAGAAAAAATGAAAACGCCTCTTCCATGTTCTTCATCAACGTGGTTTCGTTATTCGGGCTTGTCATTTTTGCCTATTCCGCATTCAAAGTTGCCACACAGGAATTCACCATTGAATGGGTGCTGCTCAGTTTGGTGACGGTTGTGGTGGTTTCCCGCACCGATATACACATTCCGAAATTATCAAACACCGTTACACTCGATGATACTTTTATTTATGTTGCGGCATTGCTGTACGGTGTAGCGCCTGCGGTAGTCCTTGCCGGATTGAATGCGGCGGTCTGTTCATTGAATTATCCGAACCGGCTCAAAGTCATGCGCTTTAATACGGCGGTCATGAGTTTGTCTGTATTTTTATCGAGTTCATTTGTCAGGTATCTTTTCGACGACCTGAAAGGTTTGCCGGGAAATTTCAGTCAATTGATTTTAGCAGCGCAGACGCTGGCATTGGTTCATTACCTGATCAATGCCGGACTGGTAAACATTGTTCAAGCGTTGAGGCGCGGGCGCGATGTCATCAAATTCTGGCGCGAATCTTTCCTCTGGACTTCGGTTTCCTATTTTGCCGGAGCCATCGCCGCCTGCCTGGTGGTGGAATTAATTTCCTGGGTTTCGTTTTTTGCCTTCATCATCGCGGTGCCGATTCTGGCAATCACCTATTTGACTTATAAAAACTATCTCGACAAAGTCCGGGCTTCGATTAGCCATTCGGAAGAGATGGCGGATTTGCATCTCAGAACCATTGAAGCGTTGGCGATTGCCATCGATGCCAAAGATGAAGTCACTCACGACCATGTGCGTCGAGTACAGATTTATGCGACGGGTCTGGCAAAAATTTTTGGACTTTCGGAAAGCGAAACCGAATCCTTAAAAGCCGGCGCACTCCTGCACGACATCGGCAAACTGGCGGTTCCCGATTACATTCTCAATAAGCCTGGCAAATTGACGCCCGCCGAATATGACAAGATGAAAGTCCATACGATTGTCGGCGCGGAAATTTTAGAGCGTGTCAGCTTTCCTTACCCGGTGGTGCCGATTGTCCGCCATCATCACGAACGTTGGGATGGTCAAGGATACCCTGACGGCTTGCGCGGCGAACAAATTCCCATTACGGCACGCATTCTCTCAGTGGTTGATTGTTATGATTCGGCTCTCGAAGAGCGGCAATATCGCAAAGCCATGACACCCGCCGAAGCCGTCAAACTTTTAGAAGACAATACCGGGCGAATGTACGATCCGAAAGTCGTTAAAGCGTTTGTGGACAACCTGTCGAGATTTGAAGCGGAAGTAAAATATCAGAATGTCGAACGCAAAGATAGACAAACGGAGATGCGTTCATCGGTGGATTCAGCGGACGCAATGCCGGTGAAATACGCGCCGTTTGAAACCATACGCAATGCGCATCGTGAAGTCATCACCCTCTACAACATCGCGCAAACCATCGGCACGAGTCTCGATTTGCGCGATACCTTTACGGTCTTCTCTTCGCGTTTACAGGATATTGTCAGTTATACGACCTGTGTCCTCTACCTGCGCTCGGCAGACGCGGGGATGCTCGAAGTCGCACACGTCATCGGGCGCAATTCGGAATATTTAAGAGGCGCGAAAATGGGGCTGGGGGTAGGCATTTCCGGGTGGGTGGTCGACAACGCCAAACCGATGTATAACGCTGACCCACGATTGGATTTCAATGCCTTGAAATTAGATAAACTCGATAATTATCAAACCGTGATGGCGGTGCCCTTGATTAAAGGGAAGGAGATATTTGGCGCATTGACTTTGTATTCGCAGGATAAAGCCGCCTACGAAGCCGACCACTTGCGATTGGTCGAAGCCGTTGCCAAACTGGCATCGGATGCGATTGCCAATGTTTTACATCATAAACAAACCGAAGCCAGTGCATTGTCCGATCCGCTGACGGGGCTGCCGAATGCCCGCGCCCTCAGACAACGGTTTGAAGAAGAGGTTTCGCGTTCCCAACGTTACGGTAATAAATTTGCCGTGTTGATGATGGATTTGGATGGCTTCAAAACGGTCAACGATAGCTTGGGGCATCAGGCAGGTGATACGGTGTTGAAAGAGATTGCCACCACGCTTTCAAAACAGATTCGCTCATTTGACTTTTTGTGCAGATATGCCGGCGATGAGTTTGTGGCTATCGTTCAGGCAACATCCGAAGAAGCCCCGATGGTGGTCGGGCGTATTCAACACACCATTGATGCACACGTTTTCAGTTGTCATCAAGCCGGCAAACACATTGGCATAAGCATTGGGTATGCTTGCTATGGTTTGGATGGCTATACGCTCGATGAATTACTGCTTTCCGCCGATAGAGGAATGTATAGCAATAAATTCAAACGCAAAAATGCCGGACAACCGGCAGATTCAACTCCTGATAACCCTGCTGAAGTTGATTTGACTTCATTTCGCGTGATGTAA
- a CDS encoding enoyl-ACP reductase has product MLLNGKKGIIFGVANKRSIAWAIAKKAAEHGARIALTYQGERLKENAEELAATIDNPSLFECDVTKDEDVAGVFSKVKEEFGTLDFVVHGVAFALKEELEGEYVETSREGFRIAQDISVYSLTAIAKHATPLMENGGSILTLTYLGGERVIPHYNVMGVAKAALDMSVRYLAADLGPKGIRVNALSAGPIKTLAAAGITGFSKILEHMRNNAPLRRNVTQEEVADAGLFLLSDLSRGVTGELLHVDSGYHVMGMNVP; this is encoded by the coding sequence ATGCTTTTGAATGGAAAGAAGGGAATCATTTTTGGTGTTGCTAATAAACGCAGCATTGCCTGGGCGATTGCCAAGAAAGCCGCAGAGCACGGCGCGAGAATCGCTTTAACCTACCAGGGTGAACGGTTAAAAGAGAATGCCGAAGAATTGGCGGCAACCATAGATAACCCCTCGTTGTTTGAATGCGATGTGACCAAAGACGAAGATGTCGCAGGTGTTTTCAGTAAAGTGAAAGAAGAATTTGGCACCCTGGATTTTGTGGTACACGGCGTTGCTTTTGCGCTAAAAGAAGAACTCGAAGGCGAATATGTTGAAACTTCACGTGAAGGGTTTCGCATCGCTCAGGACATCAGTGTTTATTCGCTCACGGCGATTGCCAAACATGCGACGCCGTTGATGGAAAACGGCGGCAGCATTTTGACGCTCACCTATCTTGGTGGCGAACGAGTCATCCCGCATTACAATGTGATGGGGGTCGCAAAAGCGGCGCTCGATATGAGTGTGCGTTATCTGGCAGCCGATTTGGGACCAAAAGGGATTCGCGTCAATGCGCTTTCGGCTGGCCCGATTAAGACACTCGCGGCAGCAGGGATTACCGGCTTTTCAAAAATTCTTGAACATATGCGAAATAATGCGCCGTTGCGGCGCAATGTTACACAGGAAGAGGTTGCCGATGCCGGGTTATTTTTACTCTCGGATTTATCACGCGGCGTAACTGGCGAATTGCTACATGTTGATAGCGGATATCACGTTATGGGAATGAATGTGCCATAA
- a CDS encoding M28 family peptidase — MKIPYRAVNKFVQKTFVFSFVVALMLATPAWQRAYAQQATAQKVASGKVSADAITRHVNYLASDKLQGRRAGTPPADEAAKYIANEFKKAGLKPVDGKNYLQDFSFISGVKLGAKNSFEFHAIKMVVASTFTNETPGIVSTKLKVGTDFMPLAFSSSTPVNGQLVFVGYGISAPELQHDDYAGVDVKGKVVAILRGSPDGNNPHGKFAEFTAPGLEVQKKTIKAREKGAAGVIFISETDKFSDDKLSTMRHDLNFLDAGIPVVVVSKQAAESLLGFSIQDATKRANGEKTVEAKQANSVIKTTTVGFQTDVVKLNGKTANVAGLIEGSDPQLKSEYVVIGAHYDHLGLGGGESLEGNPYGKIHHGADDNASGTSALLELARVMMSDKANLKRSVVFLSFSAEELGLLGSAAYTRNPLVPLASTVAMLNMDMVGRLRDRSLFVGGVGTSPTWKPLLDKLNGETVTSASGPNPGNGSGSRFQLGTGQDGFGPSDHQSFYVKDVPVLFFFTGSHDDYHKSTDTAEKINAEGTRQIAEFVREIATTVANEPQRIAFVRVKSEQPNQGRRGGFRVYIGTVPSYAEQNDGLKLDGVRPGSPAEKAGLKAGDVVIKIAQMNIKNVYDYTAVLGELKAGEEIEVVIKRDGQELKVKLTPEKRQ, encoded by the coding sequence ATGAAAATTCCGTATCGTGCCGTGAATAAATTTGTACAAAAAACTTTTGTATTTTCATTTGTTGTTGCATTGATGTTGGCAACTCCCGCCTGGCAGCGGGCTTACGCGCAACAGGCAACTGCGCAGAAAGTCGCAAGTGGCAAAGTATCAGCCGATGCCATCACTCGTCACGTCAATTATCTGGCATCGGATAAATTGCAAGGTCGTCGCGCCGGAACGCCGCCAGCCGACGAAGCCGCTAAATACATCGCCAATGAATTTAAAAAAGCCGGATTGAAACCGGTTGACGGAAAAAATTATCTACAGGATTTTTCGTTTATTTCAGGCGTGAAACTGGGAGCCAAGAACAGTTTTGAATTCCATGCTATTAAAATGGTCGTAGCATCAACTTTCACCAATGAGACGCCGGGAATCGTTAGTACGAAATTAAAAGTTGGCACCGATTTTATGCCGCTGGCGTTTTCATCTTCGACTCCGGTCAATGGTCAATTAGTGTTTGTCGGCTATGGCATCAGCGCGCCGGAACTACAGCACGATGATTACGCGGGTGTTGATGTGAAAGGCAAAGTTGTCGCCATTTTGCGCGGCAGTCCCGATGGCAACAACCCGCACGGCAAATTCGCTGAATTCACCGCGCCCGGTCTCGAAGTACAAAAGAAGACCATTAAAGCCCGCGAAAAAGGCGCGGCAGGCGTCATCTTTATCAGCGAAACCGACAAGTTCAGCGACGATAAACTCTCGACCATGCGCCACGATTTGAATTTCCTCGATGCCGGCATTCCGGTTGTCGTGGTGAGCAAACAAGCTGCTGAGTCGTTGTTGGGCTTTTCGATTCAAGACGCGACCAAACGCGCTAATGGAGAAAAGACTGTCGAAGCCAAGCAAGCCAACTCGGTTATAAAGACCACCACAGTTGGGTTTCAAACCGATGTTGTAAAGCTCAATGGCAAGACGGCAAACGTTGCAGGCTTGATTGAAGGCAGCGACCCGCAACTCAAATCCGAATACGTCGTCATCGGCGCGCATTATGACCATCTCGGATTGGGCGGTGGCGAATCGCTTGAAGGCAACCCTTACGGCAAGATTCATCACGGCGCGGATGATAATGCGTCGGGAACTTCGGCATTACTTGAACTCGCGCGGGTGATGATGAGCGACAAAGCCAACCTTAAACGTAGCGTGGTTTTCCTATCGTTTTCTGCCGAAGAACTTGGCTTGCTCGGTTCAGCAGCTTACACGCGCAACCCGCTGGTGCCGCTTGCGTCAACCGTCGCCATGCTCAATATGGATATGGTTGGACGGCTTCGCGACCGTTCACTGTTTGTCGGTGGCGTCGGCACATCGCCAACCTGGAAACCATTGCTCGATAAATTGAACGGTGAAACCGTAACCTCAGCGAGCGGTCCAAACCCTGGAAATGGCTCTGGTAGCCGGTTTCAGCTTGGCACGGGGCAGGACGGTTTCGGTCCCAGTGATCACCAATCATTTTATGTGAAGGATGTGCCGGTGCTGTTTTTCTTCACCGGCTCGCACGATGATTATCACAAATCGACAGATACCGCAGAAAAAATTAATGCCGAAGGCACCAGACAGATTGCCGAATTCGTTCGCGAAATTGCTACGACAGTTGCCAATGAACCTCAGCGCATCGCTTTTGTTCGGGTTAAAAGCGAACAACCGAATCAAGGCAGACGCGGCGGCTTTCGTGTGTACATCGGCACCGTACCAAGTTATGCAGAACAAAACGACGGGTTGAAACTCGACGGCGTCAGACCGGGTTCGCCTGCCGAAAAAGCCGGACTCAAAGCGGGCGATGTGGTTATCAAAATCGCGCAAATGAATATTAAAAACGTCTATGATTACACAGCGGTATTGGGTGAATTGAAAGCGGGTGAAGAGATCGAAGTCGTCATTAAACGTGACGGGCAGGAGTTGAAAGTTAAACTCACACCTGAAAAAAGACAATGA
- the alr gene encoding alanine racemase — translation MQGIETSIPRRPTQAIISLDNLAHNFRLIKKIVGNEVAVMPAMKADAYGHGAIECARVLEAEGAAWFAVALPEEGVELREAEITKPILSLGGFWEGQEELLIQYKLTPVMFRLDLLKKLNAAARRAGVICDYHLKVDTGMGRLGVSITELENFLDAAMPLKNVRLDGLLTHIASADVMEADGYSNRQFKLFEQAQTLARKRGQYPRWIHAANSATLVAYPQAHCNLIRPGNLLYGNWRDTLRTDLAPQDWRAVMTLRSQIIFLKTVAAGTSLGYGGTFVSERESRIATIAIGYEDGLPRVLSNRGRVLVRGQFAPIVGRISMDLTLVDVTDITEATLDDEVVIMGRQGDAEITAEEIAQLAGTISYEITCGISARVPRIYKRQL, via the coding sequence ATGCAAGGTATCGAAACATCCATTCCGCGAAGACCTACTCAAGCCATCATCAGTCTCGACAATTTAGCGCATAATTTCCGCTTGATAAAAAAAATCGTTGGCAACGAGGTTGCCGTCATGCCGGCGATGAAAGCTGATGCTTATGGGCACGGCGCAATCGAATGTGCGCGGGTGCTTGAGGCAGAAGGCGCAGCGTGGTTTGCCGTCGCACTGCCTGAAGAAGGCGTCGAACTTCGTGAGGCGGAAATTACGAAACCAATTTTATCGCTCGGCGGGTTTTGGGAAGGGCAGGAAGAATTGCTTATTCAATATAAGCTCACGCCGGTGATGTTTCGCCTTGATTTGTTGAAAAAATTAAATGCGGCGGCACGTCGCGCCGGGGTAATTTGTGATTATCACTTGAAAGTCGATACCGGGATGGGCAGGCTCGGCGTATCTATTACTGAACTTGAAAATTTTCTTGATGCGGCAATGCCATTAAAAAACGTGAGGCTTGATGGACTTTTGACGCACATTGCGTCGGCGGATGTAATGGAAGCCGATGGCTACTCAAATCGACAGTTCAAATTGTTCGAACAAGCGCAAACGCTTGCGCGTAAGCGCGGTCAATATCCGCGTTGGATTCATGCAGCGAACTCGGCGACGCTTGTTGCCTATCCACAGGCGCATTGCAATCTCATTCGTCCGGGAAATCTTCTGTATGGCAACTGGCGCGATACTTTAAGAACTGACCTTGCACCGCAGGATTGGCGAGCGGTGATGACCTTGCGTTCACAAATCATTTTTTTGAAAACCGTCGCTGCCGGAACATCGCTCGGTTATGGCGGGACGTTTGTAAGCGAACGCGAAAGCCGGATTGCGACGATTGCCATCGGTTATGAAGACGGATTGCCGCGCGTGCTGTCAAATCGCGGGCGTGTGCTGGTGCGCGGGCAGTTTGCGCCGATTGTCGGACGCATCAGTATGGATTTGACTTTAGTCGATGTGACCGACATTACTGAGGCGACGCTTGACGATGAGGTTGTTATAATGGGTCGGCAAGGCGATGCAGAAATTACTGCAGAAGAGATCGCTCAACTGGCAGGCACTATATCGTATGAAATTACCTGCGGCATCAGCGCACGCGTGCCGCGTATTTACAAGAGGCAATTATGA